The following proteins are encoded in a genomic region of Sulfurospirillum arsenophilum NBRC 109478:
- a CDS encoding cytochrome c3 family protein codes for MRTLIKLIIMTLFVLCTATLVVAAENSTKPLPLMPTSDKFTAQNYPVEGIHKKLGLTCTDCHRENKPEAYSSEMLGSCLKCHDSYEKIKERTGHLGHNNNVHQSPHFENLACDVCHKSHSKPLSNSNLCVQCHGQNTMKQLLVK; via the coding sequence ATGAGAACACTAATAAAATTAATCATAATGACGCTCTTTGTTTTGTGCACAGCTACTTTGGTTGTTGCAGCTGAGAATAGCACTAAGCCACTGCCTTTAATGCCTACAAGCGATAAATTTACAGCACAAAATTACCCAGTAGAGGGTATCCATAAGAAGTTAGGGCTTACATGTACAGATTGTCATCGTGAAAATAAGCCTGAAGCGTATTCTAGTGAGATGCTGGGTAGTTGTTTAAAATGTCATGACAGTTATGAAAAAATCAAAGAGAGAACAGGTCACCTAGGGCATAACAATAATGTTCATCAATCGCCTCATTTTGAAAATTTAGCATGTGATGTGTGCCATAAATCACACAGTAAACCTCTGTCTAATTCTAATCTTTGTGTGCAGTGCCATGGTCAAAACACCATGAAACAACTACTCGTGAAGTAA
- a CDS encoding cytochrome c3 family protein has product MKKIILITVAISFVATLILVWGGHKVVKATGDAPFCGACHSWDGLIAQTHLQDPIHGNANPKGVQATCTECHLPHSSLIAYLGVKAKNGIAEGWTTLTGDARKKDWLANREHARKNYTYDSSCLECHKGLLERAAKTEFAEEAPSKMHLKYINFKGTKEEMQCTSCHQFVGHKDLGEILFKQKDTRPTSWDEWEKQRKEKK; this is encoded by the coding sequence ATGAAAAAAATTATATTAATCACAGTAGCAATCAGTTTCGTAGCAACGCTTATTTTAGTGTGGGGTGGACATAAAGTTGTAAAAGCGACAGGCGATGCGCCATTTTGTGGAGCATGTCATTCTTGGGATGGCTTAATTGCTCAAACACATTTACAAGACCCAATACATGGTAATGCAAACCCTAAAGGCGTACAAGCAACCTGTACGGAGTGCCATTTGCCACACAGCTCACTTATTGCTTATTTAGGGGTAAAGGCTAAAAATGGTATTGCTGAAGGGTGGACTACACTCACAGGAGATGCACGTAAAAAAGATTGGTTAGCCAATCGTGAGCATGCGCGTAAAAATTACACGTACGATAGTTCCTGTTTAGAATGTCATAAAGGTCTTTTAGAAAGAGCTGCTAAAACAGAATTTGCAGAAGAGGCTCCAAGTAAAATGCACCTTAAGTACATCAACTTCAAAGGAACCAAAGAAGAGATGCAATGTACCAGTTGCCATCAATTTGTGGGTCACAAAGACCTAGGTGAAATACTCTTTAAACAAAAAGATACCAGACCAACGTCTTGGGATGAGTGGGAAAAACAACGCAAAGAGAAAAAATAG
- a CDS encoding DJ-1/PfpI family protein — MAKKILFIVGDYVEDYEVMVPFQALSAVGHTVIAVCPNKKAGEFIRTAIHDFEGDQTYSEKPGHNFTLNGTFDAIKAEEFDALVVPGGRAPEYLRLNEKVLEMVRHFAKANKPIAAICHGAQLLAAADVLKGKSCSAYPACAPEVTKAGGTYAAIEVTEATVDGNLVTAPAWPAHPQWIAKFLAVLGTKITL, encoded by the coding sequence ATGGCAAAAAAAATTCTGTTTATCGTCGGAGACTATGTTGAAGATTACGAAGTTATGGTGCCTTTTCAAGCGTTAAGTGCAGTGGGTCACACAGTGATTGCTGTTTGCCCAAACAAAAAAGCGGGTGAGTTTATCCGCACAGCTATTCATGATTTTGAGGGAGACCAGACTTACAGTGAAAAACCCGGTCACAATTTTACACTCAATGGCACATTTGATGCCATCAAAGCCGAAGAGTTTGATGCCCTTGTTGTTCCCGGTGGTCGCGCTCCTGAGTATCTTAGACTCAATGAAAAAGTGCTAGAAATGGTACGCCATTTTGCCAAAGCCAATAAACCAATAGCGGCCATTTGCCACGGAGCACAACTTTTAGCAGCAGCGGATGTCCTAAAAGGTAAAAGCTGCTCAGCGTACCCTGCATGCGCGCCTGAAGTGACCAAAGCAGGAGGAACCTATGCCGCCATCGAAGTCACCGAAGCTACCGTAGATGGCAACCTTGTCACCGCTCCCGCATGGCCTGCACATCCTCAGTGGATCGCTAAATTTTTAGCTGTTTTGGGTACAAAAATCACGCTTTAA
- a CDS encoding PhoX family protein — protein sequence MKSLKTLCVSLSFVASSLCAGSLVEFIGMDAPSTPEKMAKAYSEAKVIIHTANGGKIEKSLSYETLFGVKDKVGTNKNPAGQLYTASMKPLLDPFGKPLIAETPDSNSLLNVNGSLYLVTHYEYDWILSDGSSAEKTDTWYERAPMSMTLTTIKQDAKNGKLKAVDQYPIDFSKVGGIWIPCAGSQTPWNTHLGSEEDYDLYFTAASGKEYKKAQKGLKAMSDLYFEGKQQAKAYDYGYITEVSVTENGKTTVTKHYAMGHGTWEMAKVMSDEKTAFFGDDGAQVGLYMYVGDKAKDLDNGTLYAAIWSQTNEDGAKDGGQAKLSWIKLGHASSNEVSQWKEKLSFSDIFEAYAPAEFDPQKHEGFKAVKAGHSEIEYLKLKPNMERAAAFLETRRYAAYLGATTEFNKMEGVAFNKEDKKLYIAMSYIEKGMAKDASFAKDDIKVAKNRCGGTYEVSLSSNISDSKGELIPSDFVPTNMSVPSALLGEEIATDALGNTCAVDKVANTDNLFYSSRARTLFIGEDSGTHVNNYVWAYNIDTKKLSRILSTPAGAESTGLQVVENMNGFAYIMSNAQHQGDFIKTMDKELQSKVAPKIDKFQAPVGYIYGIPGL from the coding sequence GTGAAATCTCTTAAGACACTCTGTGTATCGCTCTCATTTGTGGCATCAAGTTTATGTGCAGGAAGCTTGGTTGAATTTATAGGTATGGATGCACCAAGCACTCCTGAAAAAATGGCAAAAGCGTACTCAGAAGCTAAAGTCATCATCCACACTGCAAACGGTGGGAAAATCGAAAAGTCACTCTCTTATGAAACACTTTTTGGTGTTAAAGATAAAGTAGGAACCAACAAAAATCCAGCAGGGCAACTCTACACTGCTTCGATGAAACCTTTGCTTGACCCTTTTGGAAAACCACTCATTGCTGAAACTCCCGATAGTAACTCACTGTTAAACGTAAACGGTTCACTCTACCTTGTCACCCACTACGAATACGACTGGATTTTAAGCGATGGCTCTTCGGCTGAGAAAACAGATACATGGTATGAGCGCGCTCCTATGAGTATGACACTTACCACCATTAAACAAGATGCAAAAAATGGCAAGCTTAAAGCCGTCGATCAGTACCCGATTGACTTTTCCAAAGTGGGTGGCATCTGGATTCCATGTGCTGGGTCGCAAACGCCTTGGAATACTCACTTAGGAAGCGAAGAAGATTATGATCTTTACTTTACGGCCGCGAGTGGCAAAGAGTACAAAAAAGCGCAAAAAGGGCTTAAAGCCATGAGCGACCTCTATTTTGAAGGCAAACAACAAGCCAAAGCCTATGACTATGGTTACATCACCGAAGTGAGCGTGACAGAGAATGGCAAAACCACGGTCACAAAACACTATGCGATGGGCCATGGCACATGGGAGATGGCAAAAGTCATGAGCGACGAAAAAACAGCTTTTTTTGGCGATGACGGTGCGCAAGTAGGCCTTTACATGTACGTAGGAGATAAGGCAAAAGATTTGGATAACGGTACACTGTATGCTGCCATTTGGTCTCAAACGAATGAAGATGGAGCCAAGGATGGCGGACAAGCAAAACTCAGTTGGATCAAACTAGGACACGCAAGCTCTAATGAAGTTTCTCAATGGAAAGAGAAACTGAGCTTCAGTGACATCTTTGAAGCGTACGCCCCTGCTGAGTTTGACCCACAAAAACATGAAGGCTTTAAGGCAGTCAAAGCGGGACACTCTGAGATCGAGTACCTCAAACTCAAACCCAATATGGAACGTGCAGCCGCATTTTTAGAGACACGTCGATATGCCGCTTACCTTGGAGCGACCACAGAGTTTAACAAAATGGAAGGCGTAGCGTTTAACAAAGAAGATAAAAAACTCTACATCGCTATGTCCTACATCGAAAAAGGAATGGCAAAAGATGCAAGCTTTGCCAAAGATGACATCAAAGTCGCTAAAAATCGCTGTGGTGGAACCTACGAAGTGAGCCTTTCTTCTAACATTTCGGATAGTAAAGGGGAACTGATCCCCAGTGATTTTGTACCTACAAACATGTCTGTACCTTCCGCACTTTTAGGTGAAGAGATCGCTACCGATGCACTTGGAAACACCTGTGCTGTCGATAAAGTTGCCAATACCGACAACCTCTTTTACTCCTCACGCGCGCGTACGCTTTTCATCGGTGAAGACAGTGGAACGCATGTTAATAACTACGTTTGGGCGTATAATATCGATACAAAAAAACTCTCTCGCATTCTCTCCACGCCAGCAGGTGCAGAGTCCACAGGACTTCAAGTGGTTGAAAATATGAACGGCTTTGCATACATCATGAGCAACGCACAACACCAAGGTGATTTTATCAAAACGATGGATAAAGAGTTGCAAAGTAAAGTAGCTCCAAAAATCGATAAATTCCAAGCACCTGTAGGGTATATTTATGGTATCCCAGGGCTTTAA